One genomic window of Leptospira paudalimensis includes the following:
- a CDS encoding metallophosphoesterase, producing the protein MKAFFVFLSVLTSLLGFIYYYSTFRLISGLSLNGPIVTMILVGIGALVILVPLTYAFSRLSKREKTQTFFAYVTFTNFGFFSILFTLVLLMDLLRLFDIGFVSDYSRFLFSTLLHFGFPIDGVTEVKNFSLAFSTIVVATALSSLGFYNAHVRLTTKHVKIPVKNLHPDLHQFKIVQISDVHIGPTIKEKFLRRVVGKINAQTPDVVVITGDLVDGPAVTLKHHLKPLADIQSKFGTYYVTGNHEYYSGVLSWLPEIEALGIRVLLNENQTIQVGNAKLLMAGVTDLTAGAMIKSHQTNPKRAMAGGENSDYKILLAHQPNSVYEANKVGFHLQISGHTHGGQFFPGNILIYFAQKFVAGLHRYKDTQIYVSRGTGYWGPPFRLGAPSEISVLELESNL; encoded by the coding sequence TTGAAAGCGTTCTTTGTATTTTTGTCAGTATTAACATCCTTACTTGGATTTATCTATTATTATTCTACCTTTCGTTTAATCTCAGGACTTTCACTGAATGGTCCCATCGTCACCATGATCCTTGTCGGAATTGGAGCTTTGGTAATCCTTGTTCCCTTAACTTATGCCTTTAGCCGACTGTCGAAACGGGAAAAAACCCAGACATTTTTCGCCTATGTCACTTTCACCAATTTTGGATTTTTTTCGATCCTTTTCACTTTGGTTCTCCTCATGGACCTACTACGACTTTTTGATATTGGGTTTGTTTCTGATTATTCAAGGTTTTTGTTTTCGACCTTACTTCATTTTGGGTTTCCGATTGATGGAGTGACAGAGGTAAAAAACTTCAGTTTGGCATTTTCAACCATTGTTGTTGCCACAGCTCTGAGTTCTCTTGGGTTTTACAATGCACATGTTCGACTAACTACCAAACATGTCAAAATTCCAGTTAAGAATTTACATCCTGATCTCCATCAATTTAAAATCGTCCAAATTTCAGATGTTCATATAGGTCCCACAATCAAGGAGAAATTCCTACGAAGAGTGGTTGGGAAAATCAACGCTCAAACTCCGGATGTTGTCGTGATCACTGGAGATTTAGTAGATGGACCGGCGGTTACACTCAAACACCACTTAAAACCTTTAGCGGATATCCAATCTAAATTTGGAACCTACTATGTAACAGGAAATCATGAATATTATTCCGGAGTTTTATCCTGGTTACCTGAGATTGAAGCGTTAGGGATTCGAGTTTTACTCAATGAGAACCAAACAATCCAAGTAGGGAATGCTAAATTATTAATGGCAGGTGTTACCGATTTAACTGCGGGAGCTATGATTAAATCCCACCAAACAAATCCTAAACGAGCCATGGCTGGTGGGGAAAATTCTGACTATAAAATTCTTTTAGCTCACCAACCGAATAGTGTGTATGAAGCAAACAAAGTTGGCTTTCATCTACAAATTTCTGGCCATACTCATGGTGGACAATTTTTCCCTGGTAACATACTCATATACTTTGCACAAAAATTTGTGGCTGGACTACATCGTTACAAGGATACACAAATTTATGTCAGTCGAGGTACAGGGTATTGGGGGCCTCCATTTCGTTTGGGAGCTCCTTCTGAGATCTCTGTATTGGAATTAGAATCTAACCTTTGA
- a CDS encoding malate:quinone oxidoreductase gives MKEKDTIRTKSDVILIGAGIMSATLGVLLKELNPHLTITVLERLDAAARESSNAWNNAGTGHSAFCELNYTVENEDGSIQTKKALQIAESFEISKEFWAYLAGIKQIIDPEDFIHSVPHFSFVWGDENVRFLEKRFAALKQYELFNGLIYTEDTKTISEWLPLVMKGRDQNEKVAATRMDLGTDVNFGTLTRAMFRYLETFSDVHVHYFEDVKDLERSENGNWHLTSHNLQTHEKEHHEAKFVFIGAGGGSLPLLEKSDIPEASGFGGFPVSGQWLRCKNKNIIKEHFAKVYGKANVGSPPMSVPHLDTRIIEGKKELLFGPYAGFTTKFLKKGSYLDLVKSLEFDNIFPMLSAGMHNLPLTKYLISQAIQSHEDRIEALREYFPEVNSEDWELVVAGQRVQVIKKDEDEGGVLEFGTEVVSAQDGSLAALLGASPGASTSVSIMLEVLSDCFPNEMKSKEWRDKLKTMIPSFGESMKDHPNLCSLSRKRTEELLGLKTLVT, from the coding sequence ATGAAAGAAAAAGATACAATTCGAACCAAGTCAGATGTGATCCTAATCGGTGCAGGAATCATGAGTGCTACATTGGGAGTTCTATTAAAAGAATTGAACCCCCACCTAACGATCACAGTTTTAGAGAGACTCGATGCAGCCGCAAGAGAAAGTTCCAACGCTTGGAACAATGCAGGCACAGGACACTCTGCTTTTTGTGAATTAAATTATACCGTTGAAAATGAAGATGGGTCCATACAGACTAAAAAAGCCCTTCAAATCGCTGAGTCCTTTGAAATATCGAAAGAATTTTGGGCCTACCTTGCAGGTATCAAACAAATAATCGATCCCGAAGATTTTATCCATTCAGTTCCTCATTTTAGTTTTGTTTGGGGAGATGAAAACGTTCGTTTTTTAGAGAAACGATTTGCCGCTTTAAAACAATATGAACTATTTAATGGACTGATCTACACGGAAGACACAAAAACAATTTCAGAGTGGCTCCCCCTAGTCATGAAGGGTCGTGATCAGAATGAAAAAGTTGCGGCAACTCGAATGGATTTAGGAACTGATGTCAATTTTGGGACTTTAACGCGCGCTATGTTTCGATATTTAGAAACTTTCTCCGATGTTCATGTCCATTATTTTGAAGATGTCAAAGATTTAGAAAGAAGCGAAAATGGGAATTGGCACCTAACTTCTCATAATTTACAAACTCATGAAAAAGAACACCATGAAGCAAAATTTGTATTTATTGGTGCAGGTGGAGGAAGTTTACCTCTTTTAGAAAAATCTGATATTCCAGAGGCTTCTGGATTTGGAGGATTTCCAGTGAGCGGCCAATGGTTACGTTGTAAAAATAAAAACATCATCAAAGAACATTTTGCAAAGGTTTATGGAAAGGCGAATGTTGGTTCTCCTCCTATGTCTGTTCCTCATTTAGATACACGTATCATTGAAGGGAAAAAAGAATTATTATTTGGACCTTACGCTGGTTTTACGACAAAATTTCTCAAAAAAGGTTCTTATTTGGATTTAGTAAAATCTTTGGAATTTGATAATATTTTTCCAATGTTATCAGCAGGTATGCACAACCTTCCTTTGACAAAGTATCTGATTAGCCAAGCCATACAATCTCATGAAGATCGAATTGAAGCATTAAGAGAATATTTCCCTGAAGTGAATTCTGAAGACTGGGAACTAGTTGTCGCTGGCCAAAGAGTACAGGTCATCAAAAAAGATGAGGACGAAGGTGGTGTCTTAGAATTTGGAACTGAAGTTGTTTCAGCACAAGACGGATCGCTTGCGGCCCTACTCGGTGCAAGCCCCGGCGCATCAACTTCTGTTTCCATTATGTTGGAAGTTCTATCAGACTGTTTCCCAAATGAAATGAAATCCAAAGAATGGAGAGATAAGTTAAAAACCATGATTCCAAGTTTTGGTGAATCAATGAAAGATCATCCAAACCTCTGCTCTTTGAGTCGAAAAAGAACAGAGGAATTGTTAGGATTAAAAACCTTGGTTACTTAA
- a CDS encoding sigma-70 family RNA polymerase sigma factor codes for MENLQSFLEWKPYLFSIAYRITGSYADSEDILQESYLRWLTVNHSKVENPKSYLGSIVARLAFDLLKKASRKRETYIGPYLPEPIPEYTSSIDDDKVNFAFLVLLETLNPFERAVFILRESFDFDFELISKIIGKTPGYTRKILSRAKQALKERRKKFDPDPKHQEKLLMEFSLACFQQDTKALSQLLKDDVVAYSDGGGKVHAARIPIPGIIRVIIFLKQTTKKAINSSTVYFGYANGSPVTIGYGKDGFPNFVQFIMIEGNQISEILTIANPDKLKGFQNMDQLRKLGYIRKPNYFHLVYLWIKNKIQNFGK; via the coding sequence TTGGAAAATTTACAATCCTTTTTAGAATGGAAACCTTATTTGTTTTCCATTGCTTATCGAATCACTGGTAGTTATGCAGACTCAGAAGACATTCTACAAGAGAGTTACCTAAGGTGGCTCACTGTAAATCATTCGAAGGTAGAAAATCCTAAATCCTACTTAGGAAGTATCGTGGCAAGACTTGCTTTTGATTTATTGAAAAAAGCGTCGAGGAAAAGAGAAACCTATATTGGTCCTTATTTGCCAGAACCAATTCCCGAGTATACTTCCAGCATCGATGATGATAAAGTTAATTTTGCATTTTTAGTTCTACTGGAAACATTAAATCCATTTGAACGCGCAGTTTTTATATTGCGTGAGTCGTTTGATTTTGATTTTGAATTAATCTCAAAAATTATTGGGAAAACCCCAGGATACACGAGGAAAATTCTAAGTAGAGCCAAGCAGGCATTAAAAGAAAGAAGAAAAAAATTTGATCCAGATCCCAAACACCAAGAGAAATTATTAATGGAATTTAGTTTGGCATGTTTCCAACAGGATACGAAAGCACTTTCCCAATTATTAAAAGATGACGTCGTTGCTTATTCTGATGGTGGTGGAAAAGTACATGCAGCAAGGATTCCGATTCCTGGAATCATTCGTGTGATAATATTCTTAAAACAAACTACAAAAAAGGCAATTAATTCATCAACGGTTTACTTTGGTTATGCGAATGGGAGTCCCGTCACCATCGGTTATGGGAAGGATGGATTCCCCAATTTTGTTCAATTCATTATGATTGAAGGAAACCAAATCAGTGAAATTTTAACCATTGCCAATCCAGACAAATTGAAAGGGTTTCAAAACATGGACCAATTAAGAAAATTAGGATATATACGAAAACCTAACTATTTCCATTTGGTCTACTTATGGATCAAAAATAAAATCCAGAATTTTGGAAAATAG
- a CDS encoding methyl-accepting chemotaxis protein encodes MTENRLIRKLSIAIEAPLYLLIFPYFINFCLFASGFDTNTLIQLALLGTLLSLIPLVVGITLRTRRLKHLLSYTHLTDVEMISKLKKGLLEHPRWEGKVILIRWTISIFGFSFMAVTVLGLPWNEIFALPYACVMLVPIIYLAFYFQSEVYLSGVLRNKTLADVPLDESKVRVFGVFQRNLCTVLAVAILPMLTFGYYLFLILATNFRSPYWFYQLPIVFSMMLVIMVYAAFVGSKSLKEDIGNLNHSIETLSKGELSESIPQLSATNLSHTIVKLNLFMDSLRVYFQTAKKEAVTLSDTSKTILNKGIEIDSQVVSEKNKIDSTFASVQQIQNLSKATYERVLSQKEKTNFLANELTRVTQEMANLSVKAEELVINTNHSIGTVKVSGDAIQSAFEKVELMNQMSENIKSAISIVEDISDRVNLLSLNASIEAARAGSMGRGFAVVANEVSRLADETAKNIEEIKRVVKLSQVASKESLESMKEIISTNNDVKSKFEEISQVAQLFGHTSETSSENVKSLKELVGEFQMDAEKITSEMELQTIYTETSNSNLQELWENHSQISTTFGEISDEANRLQLVSDSMEKIVSQFRF; translated from the coding sequence ATGACAGAGAACCGTTTGATTAGGAAATTATCTATTGCCATTGAAGCTCCTTTATACCTTTTAATCTTCCCATATTTTATCAATTTTTGTTTATTCGCCTCTGGTTTTGACACAAATACTCTCATCCAACTTGCCTTACTCGGTACATTATTATCTCTTATTCCATTAGTTGTGGGAATCACATTACGCACTCGTCGTTTAAAACACTTACTGAGTTATACCCACTTAACTGATGTAGAAATGATTTCCAAATTGAAAAAAGGATTATTGGAACACCCGCGTTGGGAAGGTAAGGTAATCCTTATCCGTTGGACAATTTCTATATTTGGATTTTCGTTTATGGCGGTCACAGTTTTGGGACTACCATGGAATGAAATATTCGCTCTCCCATACGCCTGTGTCATGTTAGTTCCCATTATTTATTTAGCATTCTATTTCCAATCAGAAGTATATTTAAGCGGAGTGTTAAGAAATAAAACTCTTGCAGATGTTCCACTTGATGAATCCAAGGTTCGTGTTTTTGGAGTATTCCAAAGAAATTTATGTACAGTTTTAGCAGTTGCTATATTACCCATGTTAACCTTTGGTTATTATTTATTTTTGATTTTAGCTACAAACTTTCGATCTCCCTACTGGTTCTATCAATTACCCATTGTATTTTCGATGATGTTGGTCATTATGGTGTATGCAGCTTTTGTAGGTAGTAAATCATTAAAAGAAGACATTGGGAACCTCAATCATTCGATTGAAACCTTATCGAAAGGGGAACTTTCGGAATCGATTCCTCAGCTTTCAGCAACAAATTTGAGTCATACGATTGTAAAACTCAATTTGTTTATGGATTCGTTACGTGTCTATTTTCAAACTGCAAAAAAAGAAGCAGTCACACTCTCTGATACTTCTAAAACTATTCTCAACAAAGGCATTGAAATCGATTCACAAGTTGTCTCTGAAAAAAATAAAATTGATTCAACATTTGCTTCTGTGCAACAAATCCAAAACTTATCGAAAGCCACTTATGAACGTGTGTTATCTCAAAAAGAAAAAACCAATTTTTTGGCAAATGAATTAACGCGGGTCACACAAGAGATGGCAAATCTTTCAGTTAAAGCGGAAGAATTAGTGATCAATACAAATCATTCGATTGGAACTGTAAAGGTTTCGGGAGATGCTATCCAGTCTGCTTTTGAAAAAGTGGAACTCATGAACCAAATGAGTGAAAATATTAAATCTGCCATCTCCATTGTCGAAGATATTTCCGATCGAGTGAATTTGCTCTCTCTCAATGCATCCATTGAAGCAGCAAGAGCAGGATCCATGGGACGTGGTTTTGCCGTGGTTGCCAATGAGGTATCACGACTTGCTGATGAAACAGCAAAGAACATAGAAGAGATCAAACGTGTTGTTAAATTATCGCAGGTTGCATCCAAAGAAAGTTTGGAATCCATGAAGGAGATTATCTCCACAAATAATGATGTTAAATCCAAATTTGAAGAAATCTCTCAAGTTGCACAACTTTTTGGGCACACAAGTGAAACCAGTTCAGAAAATGTGAAGTCACTGAAAGAGCTGGTAGGGGAATTCCAAATGGATGCCGAAAAAATCACAAGTGAAATGGAGTTACAAACTATTTACACGGAAACATCAAACTCCAACTTACAGGAGTTATGGGAAAATCACTCTCAAATTTCAACTACCTTTGGCGAAATTTCCGATGAGGCCAATCGTTTACAATTGGTTTCTGACTCCATGGAAAAAATCGTTTCTCAGTTTCGGTTTTGA
- a CDS encoding NAD(P)/FAD-dependent oxidoreductase, which yields MKTKVLILGAGYAGILCANRLQKQNKNLEVLLISNSEYFQERIRFHELATRRKEKKIKVQDLIRKKIQFTIGQVTKISPNSNEVKVQSNIGPIVYHYDYLVICLGSQNSKTKIDNENSIQSKASLETFLKSTVPENIDHLCILGGGLTGIEFASEWKEKYPNTNVTIVDQNYFAKSFSNVGKEYIKNKFESLGIRVIESKVIKNIEKNKIHFQDKTEIDYDILLNCTGFQVNDILKKSGFITNESNQIYVDPFLRSKQYQNVYVAGDAAKLEPSHLRMGCVTALPMGAYVADTMSDVLHNRNLSPFEFQFFGRCVSLGRNDGLIQWTNFDDSPKEKIIKGKLGALIKESVNRFTLIALRMEKHLPFRFYFWPKGNGLSNTNAFQKPMIQRGES from the coding sequence ATGAAAACAAAGGTTTTGATTTTAGGTGCAGGTTATGCGGGTATACTCTGTGCCAATCGTTTGCAAAAACAAAATAAGAATTTAGAAGTATTACTCATTTCCAATTCTGAGTATTTCCAGGAAAGGATAAGATTCCACGAACTGGCGACTCGGAGAAAGGAAAAAAAAATAAAGGTACAAGATCTCATCAGGAAAAAGATCCAGTTTACCATTGGCCAAGTTACGAAGATATCACCCAATTCGAATGAAGTGAAAGTCCAATCAAACATCGGCCCGATTGTATACCATTACGATTATTTGGTGATCTGCCTTGGAAGCCAAAATTCGAAAACCAAAATCGATAATGAAAATTCAATCCAATCAAAAGCGTCATTGGAAACATTTTTAAAATCAACAGTTCCAGAAAATATCGATCATCTATGTATATTAGGTGGCGGGCTAACAGGAATTGAATTTGCCTCGGAATGGAAAGAAAAATATCCAAACACAAATGTCACCATTGTGGATCAAAATTATTTTGCGAAATCATTTTCCAATGTTGGAAAGGAATATATCAAAAATAAGTTTGAATCTCTAGGGATCAGAGTGATCGAATCGAAGGTAATCAAGAATATAGAGAAGAACAAAATTCATTTCCAGGATAAAACCGAGATAGATTACGACATTCTTTTGAACTGTACAGGCTTTCAAGTAAATGATATACTTAAAAAATCCGGTTTTATCACAAATGAATCGAACCAAATCTATGTTGATCCTTTTTTACGATCCAAACAATACCAAAATGTATATGTTGCTGGAGATGCGGCGAAGTTGGAACCTTCCCATTTGCGGATGGGTTGTGTTACAGCCTTACCTATGGGAGCCTATGTTGCCGATACAATGTCCGATGTACTACACAACCGAAATCTTTCTCCATTTGAATTCCAATTTTTTGGACGTTGTGTCTCACTGGGAAGAAACGATGGCCTCATCCAATGGACAAATTTTGATGATTCTCCAAAAGAAAAAATTATCAAAGGAAAGTTAGGAGCATTGATCAAAGAAAGTGTAAACCGATTTACACTGATTGCATTACGTATGGAAAAACATCTACCGTTTCGATTTTATTTTTGGCCCAAAGGGAATGGACTTAGCAATACAAATGCGTTTCAGAAACCAATGATCCAACGAGGAGAATCATAA
- a CDS encoding OmpA family protein — protein sequence MQKWKQNLVFWAILIFPFYPGSFVWGQGFDKGNFILYGMGMGGVGNNSGSIQKAVFNRNFPNYLVINSPFTDTTSRYLLYEFYSNITEDRTRLSSRGGEVGFEYGLFRYFGLGLSVSNQVITSSYFQTVDNRVVLLYSLLADTAANQLARLVSGDLYSYGAQRKRDVFNALSADLNFFIHFMPNQQFDPYFRFGGGTGAERLYGGNTNRVFGSLGIRYHFNHLFFISSEVEHANVYMVNYEAPSAGYRNKGNYEETAIKFGLGFSFGSNPEPVIREETPKRVIDSIPNDDQLKTASIPNESKLERFVFFASEIFDLPSSRIHLEGRARLDAIARSLENEFKEYDILIITYTSPYKEDLPGNFENYDLGFERAQAISRVLREKGVSPRRIIDSTQGSALYTVESKEKVVIELRKKVK from the coding sequence ATGCAGAAATGGAAGCAAAACCTTGTTTTTTGGGCAATTTTGATTTTTCCCTTTTATCCAGGTTCTTTCGTTTGGGGACAAGGTTTTGATAAGGGAAATTTTATCCTTTATGGCATGGGGATGGGTGGTGTCGGAAATAATTCAGGCAGCATTCAAAAGGCAGTTTTTAATCGCAACTTTCCAAATTATTTGGTGATTAATTCACCTTTCACAGACACGACATCCCGGTATCTATTATATGAATTTTATTCGAATATCACCGAAGATCGGACAAGATTATCAAGTCGCGGTGGAGAAGTTGGATTTGAATACGGATTGTTCCGATATTTTGGTTTAGGCCTTTCGGTTTCGAACCAAGTCATTACATCTTCTTACTTTCAAACTGTTGATAACCGAGTTGTTTTATTGTATTCATTACTCGCTGATACTGCAGCCAATCAGTTGGCACGTTTAGTGTCAGGAGATTTATACAGTTATGGAGCGCAAAGGAAAAGAGATGTATTTAATGCTTTGTCTGCAGATCTAAACTTTTTCATTCACTTTATGCCTAACCAACAATTTGATCCTTATTTTAGATTTGGTGGTGGTACCGGCGCAGAACGGTTGTATGGTGGTAATACGAATCGAGTTTTTGGTTCATTGGGAATTCGTTATCATTTTAATCATCTTTTTTTCATTAGCTCGGAAGTGGAACACGCAAATGTTTATATGGTGAACTATGAAGCACCATCGGCTGGTTATAGAAATAAAGGCAACTATGAGGAAACGGCTATCAAGTTTGGACTTGGGTTTAGTTTTGGCTCAAATCCAGAACCAGTAATCAGAGAAGAAACTCCAAAACGAGTGATTGATTCCATCCCTAATGATGACCAATTGAAAACAGCAAGTATACCGAATGAATCGAAACTCGAACGTTTTGTGTTCTTTGCAAGTGAGATATTTGATTTACCATCCAGTCGCATCCATTTAGAAGGACGAGCAAGGTTAGATGCGATTGCGAGAAGTTTAGAAAATGAATTTAAAGAATATGATATTCTCATTATTACTTATACTTCTCCTTACAAGGAAGACTTACCGGGGAACTTCGAAAATTATGATTTGGGATTTGAAAGAGCCCAAGCTATTTCTCGTGTACTGAGAGAAAAAGGTGTGAGCCCTCGTAGGATCATCGACTCCACACAAGGATCAGCCTTATACACTGTGGAGTCGAAGGAAAAAGTTGTTATCGAACTTAGAAAAAAAGTTAAGTAA